A part of Gossypium hirsutum isolate 1008001.06 chromosome A07, Gossypium_hirsutum_v2.1, whole genome shotgun sequence genomic DNA contains:
- the LOC107941910 gene encoding uncharacterized protein isoform X3, whose product MDVFLLHWGNGNRIYHILWSNQHHHHHHRDHRNNEGNPAVQSRRLTSTPSSSSSSSKTSVHVTALDGLVNVNSLFTVAVFVGLSLTTPGQHSLENRAPCDAGVDVAKKLLVFEVVSFSFFLFSSLVAQGLKLAINLLNSKDVDEAFRAHINLKVLRFGMMGSAVGSVMGCLFLMLSMVNVIEIRLGMLSCGSKSSVHAAAALVALVSSALLVYISTAVYAFLH is encoded by the coding sequence GTCCAACcagcaccaccaccaccaccacaggGACCACCGAAACAACGAGGGTAACCCGGCGGTCCAGTCCAGAAGACTAACGTCCACgccttcttcttcatcatcatcatcaaaaaCAAGCGTCCACGTTACCGCCTTAGACGGTCTAGTCAACGTCAATTCCCTCTTCACCGTAGCTGTTTTCGTCGGCCTTTCTTTGACAACCCCAGGTCAACACAGTCTCGAGAACCGAGCACCATGCGACGCCGGCGTCGATGTTGCGAAAAAGCTCTTGGTCTTCGAAGTCGTCTCTTTCAGCTTCTTCCTTTTCTCGTCGTTGGTGGCGCAAGGACTGAAACTGGCCATCAATTTGTTGAACAGTAAAGACGTCGACGAAGCGTTCAGGGCGCACATTAACCTTAAAGTTTTGAGGTTCGGGATGATGGGCTCCGCTGTCGGGTCCGTCATGGGGTGTTTGTTTTTGATGCTGTCGATGGTGAATGTGATTGAGATACGGTTGGGGATGTTGTCTTGTGGGAGCAAATCTTCGGTTCATGCGGCGGCGGCGCTGGTTGCGCTGGTTTCTTCGGCTCTGTTGGTTTATATTTCCACGGCGGTTTACGCTTTCTTGCATTGA